The region TTCAGAAATTAGTTTCTGTGTGATATGATTCTTATCAAGAGCAACGTAGAAAGAAGGGATCTTTATGGTCAAATCAACAGACAAAATTCAGCGCTGGTGCGGTACCTTTCGCGCTGCTGTGCTGGGTATCAGTGGCATCGTAATTTCATTTTTGGCTTATCAGCTTATCGTCAACGGGCAAGTGCGTTATTTAGACAGCGAGTCATTCGACTTACTGTGGCAAAGTGAGCAAGTAGGTAACGGCGTTTTATTTGCTCTTTCTGTCCCGCTGCTGGCAGGTATGCTATTGAGTGTGTACTGGATCATTCGGCTGATGAAACTATTTAGCAAGGGGCTGTTCTTTCACAACAGTTGTTACACTTGCTACCTGGGCTTTATCTGGACAAAAATCGCACTGGAACTGTATTCATCAGGCCTGACTTTCTCGCTGGATTACTGGTATCACTCGCTCTACCACTCCAATCAGGTGGTGTTAAAAATCCCTTTTGGTGAACTGATGACGCTCGGACTATTTGCCGTGGTGGCTTACCTGCTTAAAGCGGCAAAAGAAATAGAAGACGAAAACAAGGAGTTTGTTTAAGCCATGGAAATTGTTGTCAACTTAGATGTGGTGATGGCAATGCGCAAAGTGTCATCAAAGGAGCTGGCTAAAGCCATAGGGATCACCGAAGCGAATCTATCCTTACTCAAACGCGGTAAAGTCAAAGGTGTGCGCTTCGAGACACTGGCACAGATCTGTCATTATTTAGACTGTCAGCCTGGTGATCTACTGGCATTTAAACCAGATGGGAAGTAATAACCTAGGGCTGCAGAATGCACTGCAGCCCCAGCTTCATGAATCAATTAAAACTGAGCCACAAACTTTAAGCTGGTTTCATCTCCGGCATCACGGTCAATGTATTCGGCTGTCAGATAGTAGCTGTCGTTGAAGAAGTACTTACCCTGCAACGCCAAATCAGAGTCATAGGAGCCAACGCCTACCGCAATGTTGCGGTTAAAATAGTAATTTACCAGGGCATTATTGTACGAGACATCTGTGTAACCTAAATCGACCTCATGGTGAGATACATCCACGCTGATATAACGCTCTGCATCCAGATGCATAAAGTAGCGGCCAGATACGGTGTAATTATCCGTCTCATCATCTGTGTCGATTGTCACACCCAGATAATCAGTGTCATTGATCTGATGATTGTACTCGGCTTTTAGCCAGGTGCTGTCGGCGCCTAAGTCAGATTCAGTACGGCGAACACTCAGCTTTAGCTTATCGTTGTACAGATACCCAATCCCATAGGTGTAATGATCGTCAGCTTCACCCAGGTCACTGATTCGACCAACCACGAACACTTCTTTGCTAAAGTATCCCTCACCGGCAAAAGAAAAGCGGTTCATATACTCATCGTTGTAGTAACTCAGGCCCACATTGCTGTCAGTATCCAGGTAACCATAATCATCCCACACACCAGAATTGTGCTGCGGAGCAAAGAAATAACGGCTGCTTAGCATCAACGCATCGTTATCAAAGGTACGATCCTGATCAGTATAGGTTGCACTGTTAAACCATTGTTTGGTCTGTGTGGCATGAGCGGATGTGGCGGTAATAACGGCGAGTGCCGCAAGTGTGAGTAGCTTTTTCATAAAAACCCTTTATTTCCATATAGTAAAGCGGTAAAGCTCACCACTTAGTGAGCGCCGCGCATAGTATAGAGGCTTAACTGAACGCGCAATGACTTTTTCAATGTTTTACCGTTTTTTGCTTTACGGGTAATATGTTAGATGACTCTTTGCACAAACAGATAACGACAACATATGAGCATAGTGATAATTGAAGACGAACCTGCAATTGCCGATACGCTGGTGCATATTCTGGAGATGGACGGGTTTGACGTACATTGGTTTACCACCGCAGGTGCCGGGCTGGCGCACTTACAACAACAAACTGCTGACTTAGTGATCCTGGATGTTGGCTTGCCCGATGGCAATGGTTTTGACTTATGTAAACAACTGCGCCAGTTTTCTGCGGTGCCCATTATCTTTTTAACCGCACGGGGTGATGAAATCGACCGCGTGGTAGGTCTTGAGATTGGTGCAGATGATTATGTCACTAAACCTTTTAGTCCAAGAGAAATGCTCGCACGGGTGAAGCTCAGATTAAGAAAACTCCAGCCTGCTGCCACGGCTACACCCGTTCAATCGGTAAAGAAATGGGAGGCTAAAAACTTTGATTATTACTATCAAGGAATGGCGCTGGGATTGACTGCACTGGAATTTAAAGTAGTTCATGCCTTGATCACACACTCACCAAATGTGCTAAGCCGAGCACAGCTATTGGATGCCACTCAAGCCCCGGCTGATTGTGGTTATGAGCGAAATATTGATAGCCATATCAAAGCAATACGAATAAAAATGAAACAATTAGGCTGCTCTGAAGCGTTAAAAACTAAACGCGGATTTGGTTATTACTTCGAGGGTTTCATGTGAAGTCTCTACACTGGCCACGCATCCCTCTGGGGCTAAGGTTTTTCTCTCTATACTTCATCATGGTACTACTGACGACCTATGTGGTCAGTAACACTATGTTGCGTGAAATTAAACCAACCATTCGACAAGCCACAGAAGAAACCCTTGTGGATATGGCTAATTTATTATCAGTTGTTGTGGCAGAAGATTTGGCCCGGGGGAGCGCTGACAATAGCAGGCTGGTGGAATTAATGCGGGTATATGGGCAGCGTGAAGTGGATGCTGCAATCTGGGGAATAGAAAAAACCAACATGTCACACCGTATTTATCTCACTGATCACAATGGCATTGTGGTTGCCGACTCCTGGCAAAAAGACGTTGGCAGTGACTTTTCTCGGTGGAATGACGTCTATCTGACATTGCGCGGTGAATACGGTGCGCGCTCAAGTGCCACCGACCCAGAAGATCCTTTATCAACCGTCATGCATGTTGCTGCGCCGGTCATATATCAAGATAAGATCATCGGCAGCCTAACCGTTGCCAAGGCAAATCGCTCTGTTCAGCCATTTATTGAGCACAGCCAGCAGCGGATCTTAAAGTGGCTCGGTTTGTTGAGTTTACTGGCCCTGCTAATAGGCGCCTTGATTGCCTGGCGCGTCAATTCCGCGGTCACAAAGCTTGCACAATACGCCAGAAAAATGGGCCATGGTGAACAGGCAGATAAACCTCAATTTCGGATCTTCTACGAATATCGTCAACTGAGTGATGCCTTAGAGCAAATGCGAAACCAACTCGACGGCAAAGTGTATATCGAGCAGTATATAGAAACACTCACCCACGAACTTAAAAGCCCACTTTCCGGGATCAAAGGCGCCAGTGAATTACTACAGATGCCTTTGAGTGAGGACAAGCGTCACCAGTTTGCAAGCAATATTGAGCGAGAAACGCACCGAATGCAGCAACTGATTGATAAGTTACTCGAGCTGGCCCGACTGGAGCAACTGCCCGCCCTGAATACCCGCCAATCGGTGCCGATTGCGCCCTTGCTGGATAAATGTGAGCAAATACTTACAAACCGATTAATGCAAAAATCAGCCACCTTCAGCACCTCATGCAGTCAAATAACAAGCATCAATGGCGATCCCTTCCTGTTACAGCAAGCCTTGCTCAACTTGCTTGAAAATGCACTGGATTTCGTCACACCACGGGGAGAGATCCGTCTGTCTGTCGCACACACCAGTAACAGCTGCACATTTAGCGTTTATAACACAGGCCCGGCGATTCCGGATTATGCCCTGCCCAGATTATGCGAACGATTTTACTCCCTGGCTCGGGCGAACGGGGTAAAAAGTACCGGGTTGGGTCTCAATTTTGTAGAAAGAGTTGCCAAGCTACATCAGGGTAAACTGGCTATCAGTAATCATGAGCAAGGAGTCATGGCCTCACTCACCATAAAAACACCATAGAATCACCACATAAGCGCCATTTAAACACCAATCGGCTCGGTTAGCCTGTATCCAAACCAGGCATAACCGAGGCACTTATGACACAACAAATTACAGAAAAAACCGGAATTAAATTAGCCATCATCGCTGCGATCATTGTATTGCTCATGATCCCCATAGCCATGATCACTGATTTAATCGACGAGCGTTCCTCCACTCAACGCAACGTACAACAAGAAATAGCCCGAAGCACCAGTGGCACCCAATCTTTGATTGCACCGTTTCTATACGCAGAATACGAAGTATTCAAAATAATCGACGGCGTGCAAACACCGCAAAAGCATCGCCATGTCATACTTCCTGAACAGCTGACGGTATCGGGCACGCTAGATACCTTTGAAAAATACCGCAGCATCTACAAAGCACAGCTATATCGCGCAGATCTGAAGCTGACAGGTCATTTTGATAAGCAACAGTTGCATGATTTAACTCAGCTGCCGCTGACCCGCCTGAGCATGGTAATGGGGATCAGTGATATCCGAGGGATTGGCCAAAACACGCAGGTCTCAATAAACGGGCGGACACACACACTTATTCCGGGTACTACACTTAACTCAATTGACGAGGGGGTACATATTCCACTGACTCTGACAGCACTGGAGCAGACAGCCATGACATTCGACATTCAACTCCACTTGCAAGGCATGAGCTCTTTGGCTGTTGCCCCCTTAGGTGTACACACTCA is a window of Pseudoalteromonas sp. R3 DNA encoding:
- a CDS encoding response regulator, producing MSIVIIEDEPAIADTLVHILEMDGFDVHWFTTAGAGLAHLQQQTADLVILDVGLPDGNGFDLCKQLRQFSAVPIIFLTARGDEIDRVVGLEIGADDYVTKPFSPREMLARVKLRLRKLQPAATATPVQSVKKWEAKNFDYYYQGMALGLTALEFKVVHALITHSPNVLSRAQLLDATQAPADCGYERNIDSHIKAIRIKMKQLGCSEALKTKRGFGYYFEGFM
- a CDS encoding helix-turn-helix transcriptional regulator, with amino-acid sequence MEIVVNLDVVMAMRKVSSKELAKAIGITEANLSLLKRGKVKGVRFETLAQICHYLDCQPGDLLAFKPDGK
- the creC gene encoding two-component system sensor histidine kinase CreC; the protein is MKSLHWPRIPLGLRFFSLYFIMVLLTTYVVSNTMLREIKPTIRQATEETLVDMANLLSVVVAEDLARGSADNSRLVELMRVYGQREVDAAIWGIEKTNMSHRIYLTDHNGIVVADSWQKDVGSDFSRWNDVYLTLRGEYGARSSATDPEDPLSTVMHVAAPVIYQDKIIGSLTVAKANRSVQPFIEHSQQRILKWLGLLSLLALLIGALIAWRVNSAVTKLAQYARKMGHGEQADKPQFRIFYEYRQLSDALEQMRNQLDGKVYIEQYIETLTHELKSPLSGIKGASELLQMPLSEDKRHQFASNIERETHRMQQLIDKLLELARLEQLPALNTRQSVPIAPLLDKCEQILTNRLMQKSATFSTSCSQITSINGDPFLLQQALLNLLENALDFVTPRGEIRLSVAHTSNSCTFSVYNTGPAIPDYALPRLCERFYSLARANGVKSTGLGLNFVERVAKLHQGKLAISNHEQGVMASLTIKTP
- a CDS encoding putative porin, which encodes MKKLLTLAALAVITATSAHATQTKQWFNSATYTDQDRTFDNDALMLSSRYFFAPQHNSGVWDDYGYLDTDSNVGLSYYNDEYMNRFSFAGEGYFSKEVFVVGRISDLGEADDHYTYGIGYLYNDKLKLSVRRTESDLGADSTWLKAEYNHQINDTDYLGVTIDTDDETDNYTVSGRYFMHLDAERYISVDVSHHEVDLGYTDVSYNNALVNYYFNRNIAVGVGSYDSDLALQGKYFFNDSYYLTAEYIDRDAGDETSLKFVAQF